One window of the Eucalyptus grandis isolate ANBG69807.140 chromosome 6, ASM1654582v1, whole genome shotgun sequence genome contains the following:
- the LOC104449388 gene encoding low affinity sulfate transporter 3 isoform X1, giving the protein MASLPDTDSLKSEAELPPQTSFEITSHPQAERAEWVLHSPDPPSLWHDLLVSVRGTLLLNNSNDDKKKSPLTDKQALCRAAASLFQGLFPILRWGRTYRLSKFKSDLMAGLTLASLCIPQSIGYANLAKLDPQYGLYTSVVPPLVYALMGSSREIAIGPVAVVSLLLSSMIQKIQDPSTDPGAYRRLVFTATLFAGTFQAIFGLFRLGFLVDFLSHAAIVGFMAGAAIIIGLQQLKGLLGISHFTTKTDVVSVLESAFRSIRHQWYPLNFVLGCSFLIFLLFARFIGRKNKKLFWLPAIAPLVSVVLSTLIVFLTSADKHGVKVVKHIKGGLNPISAHQLQLAGPHVGQSAKIGLICAVVALTFFLQEAIAVGRSFASIKGYQIDGNKEMVAMGFMNVAGSLTSCYVATGSFSRTAVNFSAGCQTVVSNIVMAVTVLISLLLFTKLLYYTPIAILASIILSALPGLIDVNEALRIWRVDKLDFLACIGTFLGVLFGSVEIGLLAAVAISFGNIILLSIRPGTELLGRLPGTDVFCDIRQYPMAIETPGVLLIRINSGLMCFANANFIRERIMRSVTEEDDAKRTERRKIQVVVLDMSNVMNIDTSGIAALEELHKMLVSVGLEVAMANIRWQVIHKLKVANFLDRIGKERVFLSVREAVEYSCLYSKFTSPNNC; this is encoded by the exons ATGGCTTCACTGCCTGATACAGATAGCTTGAAATCTGAAGCAGAGTTGCCTCCTCAAACTAGCTTTGAGATCACCAGTCATCCTCAGGCTGAGAGAGCTGAATGGGTGCTTCATTCACCTGACCCTCCTAGCCTCTGGCATGATCTGCTCGTCTCAGTAAGAGGGACACTACTTCTTAACAACAGCAATGATGACAAGAAAAAATCTCCTTTGACAGACAAGCAAGCCCTGTGCAGGGCAGCTGCTTCACTCTTTCAAGGTCTCTTCCCAATCCTCCGCTGGGGCAGAACTTACCGTCTCTCCAAGTTCAAAAGCGACCTGATGGCTGGTTTGACGCTAGCCAGCCTCTGCATTCCTCAG AGCATTGGGTATGCAAATTTGGCAAAACTGGATCCACAGTATGGTCTAT ACACAAGCGTGGTCCCACCTCTTGTCTATGCCTTAATGGGGAGTTCCAGGGAGATTGCCATTGGACCTGTCGCTGTGGTATCACTCTTGCTTTCCTCCATGATTCAGAAAATACAGGATCCTTCGACCGACCCCGGTGCTTACAGAAGGCTCGTTTTCACAGCAACCTTGTTTGCCGGAACATTCCAGGCAATCTTTGGATTATTTAG GTTGGGATTTCTTGTGGATTTTCTTTCGCATGCTGCAATCGTTGGGTTCATGGCAGGCGCAGCTATTATCATTGGTCTTCAACAGCTCAAAGGGCTACTCGGGATTAGCCACTTCACAACAAAAACAGATGTCGTGTCTGTTCTAGAATCGGCATTTAGATCGATTCGCCATCAA TGGTACCCTCTCAATTTTGTTCTTGGATGCTCATTCctgattttcctcctctttgcGAGGTTCATC GGACGAAAGAACAAGAAACTCTTCTGGTTACCGGCTATCGCTCCTCTAGTGTCGGTAGTCCTATCCACCTTAATAGTCTTTCTGACGAGTGCTGATAAGCATGGTGTGAAGGTGGTAAAGCACATCAAAGGAGGATTAAATCCAATTTCAGCACATCAGTTGCAACTTGCAGGTCCACATGTAGGACAGTCTGCTAAAATCGGTCTAATCTGTGCCGTCGTGGCTCTCACT TTCTTTCTTCAGGAAGCAATAGCAGTTGGCCGGTCTTTTGCTTCGATCAAAGGCTACCAGATTGATGGGAACAAGGAAATGGTAGCAATGGGATTTATGAACGTTGCTGGATCTCTCACCTCATGCTATGTAGCAACTG GTTCTTTCTCAAGAACTGCAGTGAATTTCAGTGCAGGATGCCAGACCGTCGTGTCAAACATTGTGATGGCCGTGACAGTGCTAATATCACTGTTGCTCTTCACCAAGCTCTTGTACTACACTCCCATCGCGATCCTTGCTTCGATCATCTTGTCGGCTCTTCCGGGTCTGATCGATGTGAATGAGGCTCTCCGGATCTGGAGAGTTGACAAGCTTGACTTCTTAGCATGCATCGGCACCTTCTTGGGGGTCCTGTTCGGGTCCGTGGAGATTGGCCTTCTAGCCGCG GTCGCTATCTCGTTCGGAAATATTATACTTCTATCCATTCGACCTGGCACAGAACTGCTAGGAAGGCTTCCGGGGACAGATGTATTTTGCGACATTAGACAGTACCCAATGGCCATCGAAACTCCTGGTGTCCTCTTGATCCGCATCAATTCTGGCTTGATGTGCTTTGCTAATGCCAATTTCATCAGAGAAAG GATAATGAGGTCAGTGACAGAAGAGGATGACGCCAAACGAACCGAGAGGAGAAAGATTCAAGTGGTGGTCCTTGACATGTCCA ATGTGATGAACATCGACACATCAGGGATCGCCGCGCTCGAAGAACTGCACAAGATGTTGGTTTCGGTTGGCCTAGAA GTGGCTATGGCCAACATCAGATGGCAAGTGATCCACAAGCTGAAGGTGGCCAACTTCCTGGACAGGATCGGGAAAGAGAGGGTCTTCCTTAGTGTCAGAGAGGCTGTGGAATATTCGTGCCTCTATTCTAAGTTTACCAGTCCTAATAACTGTTGA
- the LOC104449388 gene encoding low affinity sulfate transporter 3 isoform X2, which produces MASLPDTDSLKSEAELPPQTSFEITSHPQAERAEWVLHSPDPPSLWHDLLVSVRGTLLLNNSNDDKKKSPLTDKQALCRAAASLFQGLFPILRWGRTYRLSKFKSDLMAGLTLASLCIPQSIGYANLAKLDPQYGLYTSVVPPLVYALMGSSREIAIGPVAVVSLLLSSMIQKIQDPSTDPGAYRRLVFTATLFAGTFQAIFGLFRLGFLVDFLSHAAIVGFMAGAAIIIGLQQLKGLLGISHFTTKTDVVSVLESAFRSIRHQWYPLNFVLGCSFLIFLLFARFIGRKNKKLFWLPAIAPLVSVVLSTLIVFLTSADKHGVKVVKHIKGGLNPISAHQLQLAGPHVGQSAKIGLICAVVALTEAIAVGRSFASIKGYQIDGNKEMVAMGFMNVAGSLTSCYVATGSFSRTAVNFSAGCQTVVSNIVMAVTVLISLLLFTKLLYYTPIAILASIILSALPGLIDVNEALRIWRVDKLDFLACIGTFLGVLFGSVEIGLLAAVAISFGNIILLSIRPGTELLGRLPGTDVFCDIRQYPMAIETPGVLLIRINSGLMCFANANFIRERIMRSVTEEDDAKRTERRKIQVVVLDMSNVMNIDTSGIAALEELHKMLVSVGLEVAMANIRWQVIHKLKVANFLDRIGKERVFLSVREAVEYSCLYSKFTSPNNC; this is translated from the exons ATGGCTTCACTGCCTGATACAGATAGCTTGAAATCTGAAGCAGAGTTGCCTCCTCAAACTAGCTTTGAGATCACCAGTCATCCTCAGGCTGAGAGAGCTGAATGGGTGCTTCATTCACCTGACCCTCCTAGCCTCTGGCATGATCTGCTCGTCTCAGTAAGAGGGACACTACTTCTTAACAACAGCAATGATGACAAGAAAAAATCTCCTTTGACAGACAAGCAAGCCCTGTGCAGGGCAGCTGCTTCACTCTTTCAAGGTCTCTTCCCAATCCTCCGCTGGGGCAGAACTTACCGTCTCTCCAAGTTCAAAAGCGACCTGATGGCTGGTTTGACGCTAGCCAGCCTCTGCATTCCTCAG AGCATTGGGTATGCAAATTTGGCAAAACTGGATCCACAGTATGGTCTAT ACACAAGCGTGGTCCCACCTCTTGTCTATGCCTTAATGGGGAGTTCCAGGGAGATTGCCATTGGACCTGTCGCTGTGGTATCACTCTTGCTTTCCTCCATGATTCAGAAAATACAGGATCCTTCGACCGACCCCGGTGCTTACAGAAGGCTCGTTTTCACAGCAACCTTGTTTGCCGGAACATTCCAGGCAATCTTTGGATTATTTAG GTTGGGATTTCTTGTGGATTTTCTTTCGCATGCTGCAATCGTTGGGTTCATGGCAGGCGCAGCTATTATCATTGGTCTTCAACAGCTCAAAGGGCTACTCGGGATTAGCCACTTCACAACAAAAACAGATGTCGTGTCTGTTCTAGAATCGGCATTTAGATCGATTCGCCATCAA TGGTACCCTCTCAATTTTGTTCTTGGATGCTCATTCctgattttcctcctctttgcGAGGTTCATC GGACGAAAGAACAAGAAACTCTTCTGGTTACCGGCTATCGCTCCTCTAGTGTCGGTAGTCCTATCCACCTTAATAGTCTTTCTGACGAGTGCTGATAAGCATGGTGTGAAGGTGGTAAAGCACATCAAAGGAGGATTAAATCCAATTTCAGCACATCAGTTGCAACTTGCAGGTCCACATGTAGGACAGTCTGCTAAAATCGGTCTAATCTGTGCCGTCGTGGCTCTCACT GAAGCAATAGCAGTTGGCCGGTCTTTTGCTTCGATCAAAGGCTACCAGATTGATGGGAACAAGGAAATGGTAGCAATGGGATTTATGAACGTTGCTGGATCTCTCACCTCATGCTATGTAGCAACTG GTTCTTTCTCAAGAACTGCAGTGAATTTCAGTGCAGGATGCCAGACCGTCGTGTCAAACATTGTGATGGCCGTGACAGTGCTAATATCACTGTTGCTCTTCACCAAGCTCTTGTACTACACTCCCATCGCGATCCTTGCTTCGATCATCTTGTCGGCTCTTCCGGGTCTGATCGATGTGAATGAGGCTCTCCGGATCTGGAGAGTTGACAAGCTTGACTTCTTAGCATGCATCGGCACCTTCTTGGGGGTCCTGTTCGGGTCCGTGGAGATTGGCCTTCTAGCCGCG GTCGCTATCTCGTTCGGAAATATTATACTTCTATCCATTCGACCTGGCACAGAACTGCTAGGAAGGCTTCCGGGGACAGATGTATTTTGCGACATTAGACAGTACCCAATGGCCATCGAAACTCCTGGTGTCCTCTTGATCCGCATCAATTCTGGCTTGATGTGCTTTGCTAATGCCAATTTCATCAGAGAAAG GATAATGAGGTCAGTGACAGAAGAGGATGACGCCAAACGAACCGAGAGGAGAAAGATTCAAGTGGTGGTCCTTGACATGTCCA ATGTGATGAACATCGACACATCAGGGATCGCCGCGCTCGAAGAACTGCACAAGATGTTGGTTTCGGTTGGCCTAGAA GTGGCTATGGCCAACATCAGATGGCAAGTGATCCACAAGCTGAAGGTGGCCAACTTCCTGGACAGGATCGGGAAAGAGAGGGTCTTCCTTAGTGTCAGAGAGGCTGTGGAATATTCGTGCCTCTATTCTAAGTTTACCAGTCCTAATAACTGTTGA